The DNA window TGTCGACCCGATGCTGATAATAGAGATCGATTGTATCGGTCTCGAGGCGCCGGAGGCTCGCCTCGCACGCCTGCTTTACGTAATCCGGCCGTCCGCTGATTCCGACAAAGTTTCCTGCAGCATCTCGGATGTTACCGAACTTGGTTGCCAGGACGACACGGTTCCGGCGGCCGCGAAGGGCCTTGCCCACCAGTTCTTCATTGCTGCCTTTGCCGTATGCGTCGGCCGTATCAAGAAAATTAACGTCCAGGTCCAGTGCTCGCTGGATTACACCGATGGATTCCTGATCGTCCCGAGTTCCGTAAAATTCCGACATGCCCATGCAACCCAGCCCGAGGGCTGACAATGAAAACAAGCTGTGACCCAGTTTCCGAAATTGCATTCTCTTCCGCCTCCGCTGCTGGTTTGTATATGAATGTTCAGCATAACACCGGGGTTGCGGCGCCTCAAGGTTCGTGAAGGCGCTTTCCGCACTGAGTTCGATATTCAATTCTTGGCTCTTATTTTCCCCCTTCTTTTGCTCAAAGGTTCGGGCACTGTGCACATCGATATTTCCACCATCCCCGTGTCGATCGGCTCTGACTCACATGGGGTGCGGAGATAACTTGTGATGCAGCATGGCATGATTATCCTGCGGAACCGGCTTCTGCCAACAAACGTATGAACAGGTAGGCTGCGGGAGCTTCCTCCCGGTTAGCCGGGCCTGTGCGGTAGAATGTTACCTAAGAAAGGAGAACAACTTGGCTACATCTCCCCAGCCTGCTGGACTTCCCCGCAAACCGCTGGATAAACACGTAGTCTGGGCCATCCTGCTTGTTATAGGTTTTATCATCGCCTCCGGCCTCTTCATGGTCTGGTTCGGCCTGCGTATCCTTTCCCATAGTGTTCAGGTCAAAGTCAGCGAAACAGGTCCGGACAGCAAAGTGGTTACGGTCAGGACGCCTGTTGGCAATCTCAGGATTGCCAAAGACCAGAACCTCCGCGATCCCGACATCGGGCTTCCGGTCTATCCAGGATCCACGAGGGCTGCGGATTCTAATGGTGATAACTCCGTTTCGCTTAACTTCGACCTGCCGAGCGATACAGACCTTCGCATCGTGGCGGCAAAATTCAACACGCCTGACCCTGTAAACAAGGTCCAGGATTTTTACAAGGTTCAACTGGGTGGCGAAGCCACGAGCTTTAGCCGGACTGACCGTGAGGGGAAAATCGTTTTTGAGATGAAGGGCGGCGAGCAGGATAAAGTTGTGTCCCTCAGGCCGTACGATGGAGGAACGCAGATCCACCTGGTTCGAATCTTCCACGGCCACGCCGAGCCCAACTGAATCCGCTTAAGGTCATTATCCTGCGCCAAGGCTCCGTCACGCTTTCTGCTGTGAAAGCTCCTGGTTCCTCGAGGATCGGCCTGCTCGCACGAGTCTCACAGCCGGGCCGGGGCATGCCCTCCAGATCTATTCGAGGCGCAAATTCTTGATTTCTCCTCCGATTCCGGCGATTCAGGTGTGTGTCAATTCTCCGCAATTCAAAGTTGCCGATATAATAGAGGGCTTGGGGGAGTACAAACAAGGGGAGAGGCGAATGCAGCTAGCATCGTTCAAGAATGAGCCTTTGTGTGACTTCAAGGGCAATCATGAGCATTTCCGCCAAATGCATGAAGCTCTTGAGGACGTAAAGAGGGAGCTCGGAGCGAAATATCCCGCCGTGATTGGATCTGAGCGCACCGACACGAAAGAAACTTTCCATTCTTACAATCCGTCGGTAAAGGGCCAGGTGGTGGGGACGTTTCCCAAGGGCGATCCCAGCCTGGCCGCCCTCGCCATCGAGAAAGCCGAAAGGGCCTTTGAGAGCTGGAGCCGCACACCTGTAGAGACGCGGGTAGGGCTGCTGACTTTGGCGGCCAAGATTGTCCGTGACCGAAAGTTTCATTTTGCGGCATGGATGGTCTATGAGGTGGGCAAGTCGTGGGCAGAAGCCGATGCAGACGTGGCGGAGGCTATCGATTTTTGCGAGTTTTATGCACGGGAAATGCTGCGTCTGGCTGGCCGCCAGCCTATTACTCCCGTACCGGGGGAACGGAACCGCCTGGAGTACATCCCTCTGGGTGTCGGTGTCGTTATTCCTCCATGGAATTTCCCGCTGGCGATTCTGGCCGGAATGACGGCGGCCTCGATTGTAGCGGGCAACACCGTGGTGTTGAAGCCCTCGAGCGACTCGCCCACAATCGGTTACAAGTTTTTTGAAGCGTTGGAAGAAGCTGGCATGCCCGCCGGCGTGGTGAATTTCCTTCCGGGCCCCGGCTCCACGGTTGGCGATGCCCTCGTGGCGCACCCTCGCACGCGGTACATCGCCTTCACCGGATCGAAGGAGGTGGGCCTGCATATCAATGAGCTCGCGGCAAAGCCGCAGCGTGGGCAGATATGGATCAAGCGCGTCATTGCCGAAATGGGCGGCAAGGATTCCATTATTGTAGACAGTGAGACAGACCTTGAATCGGCCGTCGCGGGGGTGACTGCTTCAGCTTTTGGTTATCAGGGGCAGAAGTGCTCGGCCTGCTCGCGCGCTATCGTAGTGGAGACAGTTTATGAGCCTTTTCTTGAAAAACTGACGGAGCGAGTTGGGGCCATCAAAGTGGGCAATCCTTCGGACCCTGAAACGGACATGGGGCCGGTGATCAACGGTCGCGCCAAAGAATCCATCCTGCAGTACATCAAGCTTGGAAGGAACGAAGGCCGGGTAATCGCCGGAGGAAGGGAAGCGGCAGGCCAGGGCCATTTCCTTGCTCCTACCGTTATTGCCGATGTTCCTCCCGATGCGCGTCTCTCACAGGAGGAGATTTTCGGACCGGTGTTGGCTGTGCTGAAAGCAGCGGATTTTGATGAAGCCCTACGGATCGCCAACAACACGGAATACGGCCTGACCGGCTCTGTATACACCAAGAACCGGGCGAAGATTGAGAAAGCTACAGAGCGCTTCCACGTGGGCAATCTTTACTTTAACCGCAAATGCACTGGAGCTCTGGTAGGTGCCCATCCCTTCGGCGGATTCAATATGTCCGGCACGGATTCCAAGGCCGGCGGACATGATTATCTATTGCTGTTTACACAGGCCAAGTCCATCTCCGAGAAACAGAGCGCATAGAAGCCGGCCCCGATGGTTGTGGCCGTGCAGATTGTGGCTGGGCTTTTTCCTCAGATGCCCGCTACGGGAGCAGCTTGTCATCGAGACGCCAGTGGGGCATCTCGACGATCACTTGGCAACGTTCTGGCTCGATCCCGGCAGATCAATTCCGAAGTCCCACACGGCAATGTTCAGTTTATCCTCCAGCATTTCTCCAAGTGCATACTCCCCCGAATTGAGAGGCTGTGTTGGCTTCAATTCAAAGACGCCGGCCGCCAGTTGCTTGCGATCGAGTGGGATGTCCGCTCTGTTTTCCCCGGACTTCCCCAGCCCGATCCCGGACTGAATTTTTTCAACAACCCGGGAGTCTTTCTTCTGCGCCAGAGGTAGCAGTTGCGCCCGCATGGGCCAGTTGTCCGTATCCTGGATGTAGAAGACCGGATCGGCATTGGTAATCCTTACGGCGGCTTTAGGGCCCGTCAGCACTACGATAGCCTGTTTTTTCAAAAGGGGCCCAGGCATTACCATGATCAGGGCGATGCGCTTCTTGTCGGTCACAACTTTTGCCGGTGTCTGAATCAGACGAATCGCCCTCGTGCCGTCATAAGCATATACGCCTGCGTCGCCGGGCAGACGGACGTCCGGCTTGATCTGGTATCCGTTGTTGGCAGGAACTTCAAACCGCTGATTTTGCAGCTCTTCCGCGGCTTTCAGTTGTTTGGTCTGCTTCGCCTTCTCTTCAGCTTCTGCGCGCTGGGTCGCTTCAAAATCCACCATCGTTTTGGGCATCTCTTCCCAGTCTGAGCTTTCCAGGTCGTAGTAGCGGACACGGTCGCCCTTTACCTCATAGCTCTTCACCATGACGTAACTCCCGTCTTTCAAGAACAGCTTGACGGCGGCTCGAATTGGCAGCGGGCCCAGCAATAGTCCCGTGAGCACCATCACTGCCACCGATAGAAAAGCTCCCACACGCATCTCGTACCTCATCCGTTTAGATGT is part of the Acidobacteriota bacterium genome and encodes:
- the pruA gene encoding L-glutamate gamma-semialdehyde dehydrogenase, producing the protein MQLASFKNEPLCDFKGNHEHFRQMHEALEDVKRELGAKYPAVIGSERTDTKETFHSYNPSVKGQVVGTFPKGDPSLAALAIEKAERAFESWSRTPVETRVGLLTLAAKIVRDRKFHFAAWMVYEVGKSWAEADADVAEAIDFCEFYAREMLRLAGRQPITPVPGERNRLEYIPLGVGVVIPPWNFPLAILAGMTAASIVAGNTVVLKPSSDSPTIGYKFFEALEEAGMPAGVVNFLPGPGSTVGDALVAHPRTRYIAFTGSKEVGLHINELAAKPQRGQIWIKRVIAEMGGKDSIIVDSETDLESAVAGVTASAFGYQGQKCSACSRAIVVETVYEPFLEKLTERVGAIKVGNPSDPETDMGPVINGRAKESILQYIKLGRNEGRVIAGGREAAGQGHFLAPTVIADVPPDARLSQEEIFGPVLAVLKAADFDEALRIANNTEYGLTGSVYTKNRAKIEKATERFHVGNLYFNRKCTGALVGAHPFGGFNMSGTDSKAGGHDYLLLFTQAKSISEKQSA